One genomic region from Spirulina subsalsa PCC 9445 encodes:
- a CDS encoding glycosyltransferase family 4 protein: MHHHHIAWLGKKSPFCGNVTYGREISNALLERDHRVSFLHFAQEESLSDSWAHHSEVVLPFLYKSQIYTIPTLKSSKVLMRSLADLKPDLVHASLTLSPLDFRLPEICAELNLPLIATFHPPFDSKLRNLKSSAQFLTYQLYAPCLANYDRVIVFSQVQKDLLVRLGVPDPKVVIIPNGVDVQKYSPGPSRFKTRLGAKRLFVYMGRISTEKNVEAMLKAWKLANMGPDCKLVIVGDGPLSTVLKPFYTPEDGILWYGFVADEQQRIEILRAADAFILPSLVEGLSLSLLEAMACGVACIATDAGADAEVIEDGAGVVMSTQGVTTQLKTLLPLFRDQPELSALLGQKGRKRVLERYTLSRNITQLEQLYQEVLTETQTLTYTRWA; the protein is encoded by the coding sequence ATGCACCATCACCATATCGCTTGGCTGGGGAAAAAATCCCCGTTTTGTGGCAACGTCACCTATGGTCGAGAAATCAGTAACGCCCTCCTAGAACGCGACCATCGGGTGAGTTTCCTCCACTTTGCCCAAGAGGAATCCCTCTCCGACAGTTGGGCGCATCATTCCGAGGTCGTGCTACCCTTCCTGTATAAATCCCAGATTTACACCATCCCTACCCTGAAGTCGAGTAAAGTATTAATGCGATCGCTCGCCGACCTCAAACCTGACCTCGTTCACGCCTCCCTCACCCTATCCCCCCTCGATTTCCGCCTACCGGAAATTTGCGCCGAATTAAACCTACCTCTGATTGCCACCTTTCACCCCCCCTTCGACAGCAAACTGCGCAATCTCAAATCTAGCGCCCAGTTTCTCACCTATCAGCTATACGCCCCCTGTTTAGCCAACTACGACCGGGTGATTGTCTTTTCCCAAGTCCAGAAAGACCTCCTCGTGCGTTTAGGAGTCCCTGACCCCAAAGTAGTCATCATCCCCAATGGTGTAGACGTGCAGAAATACTCCCCCGGCCCCTCCCGTTTTAAAACCCGACTAGGGGCCAAACGGTTATTTGTCTACATGGGACGCATCTCCACCGAGAAAAATGTAGAGGCCATGCTCAAAGCGTGGAAACTGGCGAATATGGGGCCGGATTGTAAATTAGTCATCGTGGGAGATGGCCCCCTCAGCACTGTGTTAAAACCCTTCTACACCCCAGAGGACGGCATTCTCTGGTATGGATTCGTTGCCGACGAGCAACAGCGCATTGAGATTTTACGCGCTGCCGATGCCTTTATTTTGCCCTCCTTAGTGGAAGGTTTATCCCTTTCCCTTCTAGAAGCGATGGCCTGCGGAGTGGCCTGCATTGCCACCGATGCCGGGGCCGATGCCGAAGTAATTGAAGACGGGGCCGGGGTCGTTATGAGTACCCAGGGCGTCACCACTCAGTTAAAAACCCTCCTCCCCCTCTTCCGGGACCAACCGGAATTAAGCGCATTACTGGGTCAAAAAGGCCGCAAACGGGTTTTAGAACGCTACACCCTCAGCCGCAATATTACCCAGTTAGAGCAACTCTATCAGGAGGTGTTAACGGAAACTCAGACCTTGACTTATACTCGCTGGGCTTAG
- a CDS encoding pyridoxal phosphate-dependent decarboxylase family protein: protein MVLDEASLALLQTALKRLNKGFNTLPDVEHDLDLEAVENVLLEVAGRMQDNYPYPHPLYAGQMLKPPAPIARLAYMLSLWINPNNHALDGGKASSALEKEAVADLAKMFGWERHLGHLCSGGTVANLEALWVAKNLHPSQKIVASNQAHYTHSRLCRVLGIPFLAVPCNSRAQMDVGELKQLLETEEIGTVVITMGTTATGSVDPLAEILELQKIYGFRLHADAAYGGYFRLVEDLAPETKQAFACLNQVDSIVIDPHKHGLQPYGCGCVLFQDPTVGRFYHHDSPYTYFSSDELHLGEISLECSRPGSSAVALWATQRLFPLVPGGEFARGLNQSCQAAKILFNKLQQDSRFRVVFSPELDIVVWAVYGGTAGQSSRLAQEIFKAAARENLHLALANLPRYLLESQGVVMEWDQDSITCLRSCLMKPEHLAWIEPIWAILDRVTDAVLKDEGGS from the coding sequence ATGGTTTTAGACGAGGCCAGTTTAGCATTACTCCAAACCGCCCTTAAACGCTTAAATAAGGGCTTTAACACCCTGCCTGATGTAGAACATGATCTTGACCTAGAAGCCGTCGAGAATGTGCTGCTAGAGGTGGCTGGACGAATGCAGGATAACTACCCCTATCCTCATCCATTGTATGCGGGACAAATGTTAAAACCTCCCGCCCCTATAGCGCGTCTGGCCTATATGTTGTCTCTTTGGATTAACCCCAATAATCACGCGCTGGATGGGGGGAAAGCGAGTTCCGCCCTAGAGAAAGAGGCTGTAGCAGACTTGGCGAAAATGTTCGGTTGGGAGCGCCATTTAGGCCATTTATGCAGTGGGGGAACGGTGGCTAATTTAGAGGCTTTATGGGTCGCGAAAAACCTACATCCGAGTCAGAAAATTGTCGCATCTAACCAAGCCCATTATACTCATTCTCGCCTTTGTAGGGTTTTGGGGATTCCCTTTTTAGCCGTTCCCTGTAATTCTCGCGCTCAGATGGATGTAGGAGAGCTAAAACAGCTTTTGGAAACCGAAGAAATTGGGACGGTTGTTATTACTATGGGAACAACGGCTACGGGGTCGGTGGATCCATTAGCGGAAATTTTAGAGCTACAAAAAATCTACGGGTTTCGTCTTCATGCAGATGCTGCCTATGGGGGGTATTTTCGCTTAGTTGAAGATTTAGCCCCAGAGACGAAACAAGCCTTTGCGTGTCTTAATCAAGTGGATTCCATTGTCATTGACCCCCATAAGCACGGACTACAGCCCTATGGGTGCGGTTGTGTGTTGTTTCAAGATCCAACGGTGGGGCGTTTTTATCACCATGATTCCCCCTATACTTATTTTAGTTCAGATGAGTTACATTTAGGAGAAATTAGCCTCGAATGTTCTAGACCGGGATCGTCTGCGGTGGCACTGTGGGCGACTCAGAGGTTATTTCCCCTAGTTCCGGGGGGGGAGTTTGCGCGAGGTTTAAATCAGTCTTGTCAAGCGGCTAAGATTTTGTTTAATAAGCTGCAACAGGACTCTCGCTTTAGAGTTGTTTTTTCACCGGAGTTAGATATTGTCGTTTGGGCAGTTTATGGGGGAACGGCGGGTCAGTCTTCTCGGTTAGCGCAAGAGATTTTTAAGGCCGCTGCACGGGAAAATCTACACCTCGCTTTAGCTAATTTACCTAGATATTTATTGGAGTCGCAGGGAGTGGTGATGGAGTGGGATCAAGACTCTATCACTTGTTTACGATCTTGTTTAATGAAACCGGAACATTTGGCTTGGATTGAGCCGATTTGGGCAATTTTAGATCGGGTGACGGATGCTGTTTTAAAGGATGAAGGGGGAAGTTAG
- a CDS encoding MFS transporter, with protein sequence MQLFEPEQEKRQYPPFPTPTPEASNPHHQPQSESLSPAFKRGFGPVLENPRFLVLWLGQVFSQLADKIYLVLMIALIASRFQAPDQPISGWVSAIMIAFTIPAVLFGSLAGVFVDRWPKKDVLVLSNLLRGGAVLALPPLLWLSRDWGWLWGVPVGFLLLLVVTFFVSTLTQFFAPAEQAALPLIVKRQSLLPANSLYTTTMMALLIIGFAVGEPLLAAMDHLGTQLGWSFGKELLVGGAYAIAGMILLLLKTGEKRAALEIQRPHVFQDIWEGIQYLQAHHRVRNALIQLVILFSVFAALAVLAVPLAASIPSLKAEQFGFLLASAGLGMGLGAAFLGHWGQGFRNAQLSLWGSAGMALSLVGLSLFTHNLVLALLMTGFLGVFAALIGVPMQTTIQAETPEEMRGKVFGLQNNAINIALSLPLALAGVAESFWGLQTVLWVLAAFVVLGGILTWYIAQKGAIVPISGK encoded by the coding sequence ATGCAGTTGTTTGAACCTGAACAAGAAAAACGCCAATACCCCCCTTTTCCAACCCCGACCCCAGAAGCGTCCAACCCGCACCATCAGCCCCAGTCCGAGAGCCTCTCACCTGCCTTTAAGCGGGGATTTGGTCCAGTCTTAGAGAACCCCCGGTTTCTCGTCCTCTGGTTGGGTCAAGTCTTCTCCCAACTGGCCGATAAAATCTATCTGGTGCTAATGATTGCCCTGATTGCCAGTCGTTTCCAAGCACCAGACCAGCCCATTAGTGGCTGGGTGTCTGCCATTATGATCGCCTTCACCATTCCCGCCGTCCTTTTTGGCTCCCTTGCGGGGGTTTTTGTGGATCGGTGGCCCAAAAAAGATGTACTGGTTTTAAGCAATCTCCTACGGGGGGGAGCCGTTTTAGCCCTGCCCCCCCTCCTGTGGCTCTCCCGAGATTGGGGCTGGTTGTGGGGGGTTCCCGTGGGCTTTCTCCTGCTCCTTGTCGTCACCTTCTTTGTGTCCACCCTAACCCAATTTTTCGCCCCCGCCGAACAGGCCGCCCTGCCCCTGATTGTCAAACGACAAAGCCTCCTCCCGGCTAACTCCCTTTACACCACCACCATGATGGCGCTGTTAATCATTGGTTTTGCTGTCGGGGAACCGTTACTGGCGGCGATGGATCATCTGGGGACTCAGTTGGGCTGGTCTTTTGGCAAAGAATTATTAGTGGGGGGGGCCTATGCGATCGCCGGAATGATCCTGCTGTTACTCAAAACCGGAGAAAAGCGAGCCGCCCTAGAAATCCAACGCCCCCACGTCTTCCAAGACATTTGGGAGGGGATTCAGTACCTGCAAGCTCATCATCGCGTGCGCAATGCCCTCATCCAGTTAGTGATTCTCTTCTCCGTCTTTGCCGCCCTCGCCGTCCTGGCCGTCCCCCTCGCCGCCTCCATCCCCAGCCTCAAAGCCGAACAATTCGGCTTTCTCCTCGCCTCCGCCGGACTGGGAATGGGTCTAGGTGCCGCCTTCTTAGGCCACTGGGGGCAAGGATTCCGTAACGCTCAACTGAGTCTCTGGGGATCCGCTGGAATGGCACTCTCCCTCGTCGGCCTTTCCCTCTTCACCCATAACCTTGTTCTTGCCCTGCTCATGACCGGGTTTTTAGGCGTTTTCGCCGCCCTGATTGGCGTTCCCATGCAGACCACCATCCAAGCGGAAACCCCCGAAGAAATGCGCGGGAAAGTCTTTGGGCTCCAAAATAACGCCATTAACATCGCCCTCTCCCTCCCCCTCGCCCTGGCTGGAGTCGCGGAGTCCTTCTGGGGCTTACAAACCGTTTTATGGGTGTTAGCGGCCTTTGTCGTCTTGGGAGGGATCTTAACCTGGTATATTGCCCAAAAAGGGGCAATTGTACCGATATCTGGGAAATAA
- the recO gene encoding DNA repair protein RecO → MSRTYKATGINLKSLPLGESDRLVTILTAEYGLVQAVAPGSRKPKSSLRGRIEPFVVNELLLVKGRSLDKIIQAETLESYPRLCQDLGKLATSQYWAEMVLAVGLSDQPQAELLELLKLHLQRLDQLPHDVPSHSSDFAAVSLLCSLTQGVFHLLTLAGLAPQVHVQLTPGERVGFSFEVGGVVPLSGPPHPASTHCPEYDLITPPPMNTFLGAQELTLLQHLAQIEPCNPHTLNALNKALWLKIEQTLRNYTQYHLGKPIQSAALVDTLFIVDF, encoded by the coding sequence ATGAGTCGAACTTATAAGGCAACAGGCATTAATTTGAAGAGTTTGCCCTTGGGAGAATCCGATCGCCTCGTCACCATCCTAACCGCCGAATATGGGTTAGTGCAAGCGGTCGCCCCCGGATCGCGCAAACCCAAGTCCTCCCTACGGGGCAGGATTGAACCCTTTGTTGTCAATGAATTACTTTTGGTCAAAGGGCGATCGCTCGATAAAATCATCCAAGCCGAAACCCTCGAATCCTACCCCCGTCTTTGCCAAGATTTAGGCAAACTCGCCACCAGTCAATACTGGGCCGAAATGGTTCTAGCCGTTGGCCTGAGTGACCAACCCCAGGCCGAACTCTTGGAACTGCTCAAATTGCACCTGCAACGCCTCGATCAACTCCCCCATGATGTCCCCTCCCATAGCAGTGATTTCGCCGCCGTCTCCCTCCTCTGCTCCCTCACTCAGGGCGTTTTTCACCTGCTCACCCTAGCGGGTCTTGCCCCCCAAGTTCATGTACAACTCACCCCCGGCGAACGAGTGGGCTTTAGCTTTGAAGTGGGCGGCGTGGTTCCCCTCTCGGGCCCCCCACACCCCGCCTCCACCCATTGCCCGGAATACGACCTAATCACCCCGCCCCCCATGAACACCTTCCTCGGCGCCCAAGAACTCACCCTCCTCCAACACCTCGCCCAGATTGAACCCTGCAATCCCCACACCCTCAACGCCCTCAACAAAGCCCTCTGGCTCAAAATTGAGCAAACCTTGCGGAACTATACCCAATATCATTTAGGCAAGCCCATTCAATCGGCCGCATTAGTTGATACCTTATTCATAGTAGATTTTTAA
- the deoC gene encoding deoxyribose-phosphate aldolase produces MERGYSEIDLAEYIDHSVLQPTATLEAVQQACGEAVRYDFPAVCVYPWAVRTAREALQGKAPQVCAVIGFPSGATTRATKVYEALEAVENGARELDVVINLGWLKGGDTERIYQEMAEICEESGQTVKAILEMAVLTEGEKRLAAEVCLEAGVSFLKTSTGWFGGATVADVRLLKEISRGQVGIKASGGIRTPGQALELIQAGATRLGTSRGVDLLRQREAIAFEE; encoded by the coding sequence ATGGAACGCGGTTATTCCGAAATTGATTTAGCTGAGTATATAGATCATTCTGTACTACAACCCACAGCCACCCTAGAAGCGGTACAACAGGCCTGTGGGGAAGCGGTTCGCTATGATTTCCCGGCCGTCTGTGTTTATCCTTGGGCGGTGCGCACAGCGCGGGAAGCCCTACAAGGAAAAGCTCCTCAAGTTTGTGCGGTGATTGGCTTTCCCTCGGGAGCCACGACGAGAGCCACTAAAGTCTATGAAGCCCTCGAAGCGGTGGAAAATGGGGCGCGGGAATTGGATGTGGTGATTAATTTGGGCTGGTTAAAAGGGGGGGATACGGAACGCATTTATCAGGAAATGGCGGAAATTTGCGAGGAAAGTGGACAAACGGTTAAGGCGATTTTAGAAATGGCGGTGTTGACGGAGGGGGAAAAACGCCTTGCGGCGGAGGTTTGTTTAGAAGCGGGGGTGTCTTTCCTTAAAACCAGTACGGGCTGGTTTGGGGGGGCAACGGTGGCCGATGTGCGCTTGCTCAAGGAAATCAGCCGAGGACAGGTGGGGATTAAGGCATCGGGGGGGATTCGCACTCCTGGGCAGGCTCTAGAATTGATTCAGGCGGGGGCGACGCGCTTGGGAACCTCTCGGGGGGTGGACTTGCTGCGCCAACGGGAAGCGATCGCCTTTGAGGAGTGA